DNA from Mycobacteriales bacterium:
CCGGCCCGAGGACCGGCAGCAGTCGAAGTTCGCGGCCGCGCTGGAGGCGGTCGCCGGCGAGGTCGAGGATGCGTACGTGGTCCAGGTCGAGAGCGTCGTCGTCGGCGACGCCGAGGTCGACGAGCACCTCGGCGCGCTGGTCCAGGCGAGCCGGGAGGCGCTGGTCAACGCGGCCAAGCACGCCGGCGTCGGCACCATCTCGCTGTACGCGGAGATCGAGCCGGACGAGGTCACCGTCTTCGTCCGGGACCGCGGCGCCGGCTTCGACCCGGAACAGGTCGGCGACGACCGGCACGGGGTCCGCGGCTCGATCGTGGGCCGGATGGAACGGCACGGGGGGAAGGCCGCGATCCGCAGCCGGCCCGGCGCCGGCACGGAGGTCGAGCTGACGATGGACAGGAGCCCGGTATGAGTGAGCAACCAGTGCGGGTCGTGCTGGTCGACGACCACTCGATGTTCCGGTCCGGCGTCCGCGCCGAGCTCGCCACCGACGCGGGCGTGCAGATCGTCGGCGAGGCCGGCGGCGTCGGCGAGGCCGTGGCGGTGATCAACCGGACCACCCCGGACGTGGTGCTGCTGGACGTGCACATGCCCGACGGCGGCGGCAAGGCCGTGCTGGACCAGGTGGCCAAGACGCACCCGGAGGTGCGGTTCCTGGCCCTGTCGGTCAGCGACGCGGCCGAGGACGTGATCGGGGTGATCCGGGCCGGCGCCCGCGGCTACGTGACCAAGACGATCTCCGGCGCCGACCTCGGCGACGCGGTCCGCCGGGTCAAGGACGGCGACGCGGTGTTCTCGCCCCGGCTGGCCGGGTTCGTGCTGGACGCGTTCACCCGCAACCCCGAGGCGCCGGTGAACGACCCGGAGATGGACCTGCTGACCGCCCGGGAGCGGGAGGTGCTGCGCCTGCTCGCCCGCGGGTACGCGTACAAGGAGATCGCGTCCCGGCTGTTCATCTCGGTCAAGACGGTCGAGACGCACGTGTCGTCGGTGCTGCGCAAGCTGCAGCTCTCCAACCGGTACGAGCTCTCCCGCTGGGCGACCGACCGCCGCCTGGTCTAGGACCAGGCGGCGAGACGACCGACAACAGCCAGGACCAGCCACCTCAGCCGACGTCGACCACGGCCCACTGGTCGGTCTGCCGGCCGGTGGAGCGCACGTCGACCACCACCCGCTGCAGCGGCCGCAGCCCGAGCGCGGTCACGGTCTCCTCCGGGACCAGGACGGTCACCACGCCGTGGTTCACCGGGTCGGCCTCGTCCGTGCAGGCGACCGTGGTCAGCAGCCGGCCGGTCACCCGGAACTCCAGCCGGACGTCCCGCACGCAGAAGACCACGACGACGAAACCGTGCGCCTCCCGGACGAGGCCCGGGATCGTCAGGGTCAGCGGGCCGCCGGCCGGGTGGTCGAAGCCGCTGAGCAGCGCGCCCGGCACCTGCTCCCGCCCGATGCTGCCGGCGTAGAGCGGCACCAGCAGGCCGACGGTCCAACTGCCGAGCGAGCTGGGGCGCACCGCCACGTTGCCGCCCGCCGGGGCGGCCGCGAGCAGCACACCGACCTGGTTCGGGTCGAGCGGCAGCGCGCCCTCCCAGTGGTCGCCGACCGGCACCCGGCAGCTCAGCCGCAGCTCCGGCCCCGAGCCGGACACGTTGCGCAGCCGCAGGTCGCCGGCGTGCTCGCAGCGGGCGACCACGACGCCCGCCGAGGGAATGACGCTCCAGGTGGCGTCCCCGTCGAAGGCGAAGTACTGCCCGCCGCGGTAGCCCTTGACCGGGTGCGAGGTCGTGTCGTCGGCGAAGTACGGGCCGGTCGGGGCTCCGGTCGGCAGCGCGTCCGGGGTGCCCGGCAGCCGGGTCAGCAGCACGCCGGCTGCCACCACCAGCACCAGGGCCAGGGTTGCCCCGGCCGTGCGCCGGCGGCGGATGCCGCTGATCCGGGAATGCACGTCGCGGACCCGGCCCGCGTTGTCCGGGAGGTCGCCGGCCCGGTCCGACAGCAGCTCGCGCAGCTCGTTCTCGATCACTGTCCGCCTCCGATCGTCCGGGCGAGGTCGCCGTCGCGGCGCAGCGCCGCCAGCGCCTTGGCTGCCTGGCTCTTCACCGTGCCCTTGCTGATGCCGAGCGCGGCCGCGGTATCCGCCTCGGACAGGTCCTCGTAGTAGCGCAGCACCACGACCGCCCGCTGCC
Protein-coding regions in this window:
- a CDS encoding response regulator transcription factor, with protein sequence MSEQPVRVVLVDDHSMFRSGVRAELATDAGVQIVGEAGGVGEAVAVINRTTPDVVLLDVHMPDGGGKAVLDQVAKTHPEVRFLALSVSDAAEDVIGVIRAGARGYVTKTISGADLGDAVRRVKDGDAVFSPRLAGFVLDAFTRNPEAPVNDPEMDLLTAREREVLRLLARGYAYKEIASRLFISVKTVETHVSSVLRKLQLSNRYELSRWATDRRLV